Proteins from a single region of Chitinibacter bivalviorum:
- a CDS encoding CC0125/CC1285 family lipoprotein, giving the protein MRYLILMVLVLCGCTTPYTPDGLTGGFKERKISDDRYIVSFFGNANTKEAIVWNFWIYRCAELTVSKGYDLFTIEPSKEHALLSDPEREKLVSFSMLAANNDVPRRVPAYFIYIPGGTISTYSSKGVVNMFKLPLADNVNADRLLDARTLMKNLKPYVDSNGTIEPIDRKALLIRSAVEAKIKANMLSDEDAKQLRQKAGISDI; this is encoded by the coding sequence ATGCGTTATTTGATTTTGATGGTTTTAGTATTGTGCGGCTGTACGACGCCTTATACGCCAGATGGTTTAACAGGTGGCTTTAAAGAGCGAAAAATTAGTGACGATCGATATATTGTTTCGTTTTTTGGCAATGCCAATACCAAAGAGGCGATTGTCTGGAATTTCTGGATTTACCGCTGCGCTGAATTAACCGTCAGCAAAGGGTACGATCTTTTTACTATTGAGCCTTCTAAAGAGCATGCGCTTTTATCTGATCCAGAACGTGAGAAACTGGTTTCATTTTCTATGCTGGCCGCCAATAATGACGTCCCACGACGAGTGCCTGCTTATTTTATCTATATACCAGGCGGCACAATTTCGACTTATTCATCAAAAGGCGTGGTGAATATGTTTAAACTGCCATTGGCAGACAATGTGAATGCCGACCGCCTATTAGACGCGCGTACCCTCATGAAGAATTTAAAACCATATGTCGATTCAAATGGCACTATCGAGCCTATCGATCGCAAAGCGCTTTTGATTCGATCTGCTGTCGAGGCAAAAATTAAAGCCAATATGTTAAGTGACGAAGACGCAAAACAGCTGAGGCAGAAAGCAGGGATTAGCGATATTTAA
- a CDS encoding substrate-binding periplasmic protein: MKNGVIGGLCVMALLLSTSATACSRPMRMAIEQWPPYIYSDAKGQPAGVDIELARAIFAEAGCSLQIGLELPRKRRIDQFMKGEIDLMLAASDTPERQAFSRFSSAYRTESISLFTLNSKLDKYREISEFGTVLQQKITLLAPNAGWYGDDYKKHYFWLNEARLLSPYETSTQAIKMLSGNRAELLMGDTGALIYEAKLQSVPLEQIGKPIHSDKVSLMLSKKTTTEKDVQILNAAIERLEKNGALKKIRAAYGL; this comes from the coding sequence ATGAAAAATGGTGTAATCGGTGGGCTCTGTGTAATGGCTCTGTTGTTGAGCACATCTGCTACCGCCTGCAGCAGACCGATGAGAATGGCGATCGAGCAATGGCCGCCGTATATTTATTCCGACGCCAAAGGCCAGCCTGCCGGGGTAGATATCGAGCTGGCGCGGGCGATTTTTGCCGAAGCGGGTTGCTCCTTGCAAATTGGCCTCGAATTACCGCGTAAACGGCGGATCGATCAATTCATGAAAGGCGAGATCGACCTGATGCTCGCCGCGTCGGATACGCCAGAGCGGCAGGCATTTAGCCGTTTTAGCAGCGCTTACCGCACCGAATCGATCAGCCTATTTACCTTGAACAGCAAACTCGATAAATATCGCGAGATCTCCGAGTTTGGCACGGTGTTGCAGCAAAAGATCACGCTCCTCGCCCCAAATGCGGGCTGGTATGGCGATGATTATAAAAAACACTATTTCTGGCTCAACGAAGCTCGGCTACTCTCCCCGTATGAAACATCGACCCAGGCGATCAAAATGCTGTCAGGCAACCGCGCCGAGTTGCTAATGGGCGATACGGGGGCGCTGATTTATGAAGCCAAATTGCAAAGCGTTCCGCTTGAGCAAATCGGCAAACCGATCCACAGCGATAAAGTCAGCCTGATGCTGAGCAAGAAAACCACCACCGAGAAAGACGTACAAATCCTCAATGCTGCGATTGAGCGGCTGGAAAAAAACGGCGCCTTAAAGAAAATCCGCGCGGCATATGGTTTGTAA